Within the Scyliorhinus canicula unplaced genomic scaffold, sScyCan1.1, whole genome shotgun sequence genome, the region AAGAGTTGGTTGTAAATACAAGGTTCCTTAGTGCAGCCTTGGCAAACTGAGTGTAACCCCGAGAGTCTGGTGAGTGGAGGAATTCGGTGAAGGAGGTGTTTGTTCCTTTTCTACCTTTCTCGTCCTGCACAAATTGGTTCTTACTCTACTACTGGGAAATCATTTGTTGAGTATTTGGTAAGTTGTTCAGGTTTACTCTATTCCTAACGTTCAGCGGGGAGTCAGTGAATTCAGAGGAATGATCCCAGACAGCAGTTCTTCAAGGTTCActgcagccctggcagctccattCTCATCTCAGGAGAGCTCGGCAACTGCAGACACTTTACACCAGAGTTCTCCTGGTGCAGCGGGAGCAACATTTTGCTTTAATACCAACAAAACAACCTGATTAATCAGTCACTAGGCAGATGCTGGTTGTAGAATCTTACAGCCAGCACAGGGCGGGGAAGTGAGCAGGACCTGAGGTGAGAGAGCACATGGGCAGTAGAGACGTGGACGCTGACACGTTCTGGTCTGGGGAAGTGCGGACTGAATGTGAGGTTGACCAGGAATTTAAACCGGGGAATGGATGTGGGTTTCAGCAGTAGCcgagctggggtggggtggagacggGCGGCATTATGGATTTTGAAATATCTGGTATGAGTGATGGTGTGAATATGTGGTCGGAATCTCATCTTaacgcagtggcacagtggttagcacagctgcctcatagcaccaggaacccggattcaattccggccttggggcactgtctgtgtggagcgttttttttaaatttaagagtatccaattcattttttccaattaaggggcaatttcgcatggccaatccacttaccctgcacatctttgggttgtgggggcaaaacccacgcaaacacagggagaatgtgcaaactccacacggacagtgatccagacctgggatcgaacctgggacctctgcgccatgaggctgcagggctaacccactgcgccacatgctgcccttgtctgtgtgggtttcctccaagtgttctggtttcctcccacagtccacagatgtgcaggttaggtggattggccatgctaaattgcccctcaggtccaaaagatgtgcaggttagatgaggtatcgcgggcagggcagggcagtgggcataggtagggtgctcttttagagggtcagtgcagactttaagggacaaatggcctccttctgcactgtagagattctatgattgtgcagagtgtggttcagcctcagacagttcccagggagagggatggactcGGTAGTTAGAGAACGGAATTTCTAATGGtgactgaagacaatggctttgaTCTCCCCAatttttaattggaggaaatttctgctcatccagtactggatgtggtataagcagtttgataatttagtaacagtggaggaatggagagggatgggggtgaggtagagctgggtgttgtcagtgtcCATGTGAAAACCAATACGGTGCTTTGGGATGCTGTCACCTAGTGGCAGCGTGTAGATGGGAAATAGGAGGGGCCGAGGATAGATTCTTGGGGAACACCGAGTACacggactttggagaggaaagcgATATGAGATGGGTGGTACTTTGCAACAACAGtcggaaaagtttttttttaaaaaaggataggtgATGATGGTGGATTTAAAGGTGAGAGTGACAgtaccaaaagagagagagaaacgttAACAATATCAGCTAACACGGAGAAGCTAACATGGTCAGGATGTTTAGTGCGAATGGAGTCAAGGAGCAGAAGGCAGGTGTCTGACAAGCTGAGTTCTGAGGAAGATTGAAGATAGGAGTGAAACTGGAGAAAGATGCAGATTCAGGGCTCAGACTTTGAGGAAATTTAGAAATGGTTTGGTCTGGTGGGTTAGTGGGAGGGAGGAAagtagcagaggcagctgatcggattgtctcAATCTCAGtaacaaagaagctccacaagctcctcacccttgttggaggtgaggatggaagagactggGGAACCTTTCAAAGAGAATTAATCTGTTAGAGATACTAAAAAATTTACCACACTGTTTAACATAAAGCTGGTTTATTTGACTTTTATGTGAAATGTTAACCGCCAGAACTGGAGTTTATTAACACCAGCAGAAACTGACCCAATGAATATGGTTCTCCCCCGGATACAATTAACAGAACAATTCAATCACAGTTACTTGTGAAGTTGCTGGTGTAGCAGCAGGTTGGctgactgtgtgaatcccttcccacactcggggcaagtgaatggtctttccccagtgtgaatgcgccgATGTGTCACCAGGTGGGATGAttgactgaatcctttcccacactcggagcaggtgaatggcctctccccagtgtgaactcgctggtgtgtcagtagatgggatgaccgagtgaatcccttcccacactcggaacaGGTAAACGGCCTCTCTCCACTGTGGATGCGCTGATGTTCCAGCAGGGTGGATAaccgagtaaatcccttcccacactcagagcagttgaagggtctctccccagtgtgaactcgctgatgtactATCAGATCagatgatcgcctgaacccagtcccacagtgagaacatctgaacggcctctccccagtgtggacacGTTGATGAAACATCAGTTCCCAGGAACTTGTATAGCCCTTCTCACAGTCctgacatttaaaaggtctctccccggtgtgaattcgctggtgtgtccgcaggtgggATGAGTGAGCAAATCCTTTGCCACAcgtggagcagatgaacggcctctccccagtgtgaattcgctggtggacAGTGAGGACAGATAATGTCTTGAAACCAGTCCTGCAGTGAGAGCACTTGAAAGGTCTCTCATcactgtgaacacgttgatgaccAGTCAGTTCCcgggaacttttatagcacttcccgcagtctggacatttaaaaggtctctcgtcTGTGTGAACTTGTCGGTGTTGCTGCAGGGAGGATGaacaagtgaatcccttctcacactccgagcaagtgaacggtctctccccactgTGACTACGCTGATGATTCCCCAGCTCAGATGGGTAATTAAAgcccttcccacagtctccacatttccacggCTTCTCTCTGTGGTGACTGCAGTTATGCTTTGTCAGACCAGATGACGGACTAAAGTCTTGTCCATACACAGAAAATGTGTCCAGTTTCTCTTCACTGTGAacggtgctttttccttccatgtttcaaatatgGTGGTATACAGGTTACAATAAACTGGTTTCAGTTTCCcgactgcaaatcctccccttctaataccctgtgaaattgatttaaaacagaaaagatTGAGTGAGAGAGACCCAACAAAAACACAATggtaggttgtgaaattgagctgaatgaatctcgACATTTGTGGGACTGGCACTTGGAAAATGTGACCATGAATGAACTGGTTCATATGCCTGTCAAGGAAGGGAACCTGCCACTTGGTCTGGACCTATACAATTCTCTGGTCTCGCTGGGAGGAGCAGGAAAGGAGAGGCAAGGAATGAAGTAGAGATATTTTATATATCTACAACTCAACAAGATATTTGATGGAACTTCCAAAAACTCCTATCTTCCTCCACCTAGAAGGACCAGGGTAGGAGGTGTTTGTGAACACCATCACCACCATGTTCTCCTCCAActtacacaccattctgacttgttcAACATCCAATACTGGAataacagaaatttcctccatttTCATATTGTCTGCAGTTCCTGCCAGCCACTATCTTCACCCCTTCTCCTCGGAACTGCCAGAGACCGAACCAGACTGAATATTTCACCTTAAACTTGAGCTTTCAACCAGATGTCAACATCATCACCATTATTGACTATTTCCACCTCAATAACATCACCCaactaaggatggcagatttacacAGTGAATGTCAATGACCTGGAACTCGATCATTATGCTAAAAGGGCGATTAAATTCAGGTGCTGATTAATCAAATAATGTGGCCAGATTTTGATGTGAAACTTGGTTCAAGTTTCCTGTCTGCAAATCCTCTTCTAATACCCTCTAAATGGAGGTTTACAAaaaccatcactgtcagtccagaaactAAATTCAAAAGAGACAAACATTTCTCTTGGTTTGAGGTTGCTGTATCTAAATCCTCCCCTTCCAACCCCCAgtaaaggagtttccaaaatctaTCACGGCATTCTAGGAGAGAAGTTCACAACACCCccacctccggcatcctgaacAAAGATTATGTGGATGATGAAGGCTTCAAACCTCTAATACGAACCTGCAGATCCCGTGTTTGCTGCTCCCAGTCTTTCTCCCGGGACAAAACTCTGGTTaactgccgccatcttgcttcagCGTGGAGCACAGCGCATGCGCTGGCATCGTAGTGACGCAACAGAGTGGGCGGAACATCAAAGTTTCTGTTCCCAGCCGGGTCCTAGCGCCAGTTAATGACAGCGATGTACAACTTTTTTAAACCTCCCACTCCCAGGCTGCGCTGGTGTTTGCAGCCTGGAGGACTCTCTGAGTCATTGATATATTCAGTGTGAGAGGCTGCAGTCCTGTCTCGCTATCTGAACTGGTTATACAAGTTCTGGTTGAAGGAGTCAGGAGATTTACTCATTGTAACCCACAGGATTTGTGTGATCCTTTTCAGTCCATTGTCAGCATCTTTGTGTGATATTTTCAAACCCTCACAGTGATTTGCCTTAATTTAAGATACGTTtcagcagcaggctttctggcgATTTTTAAATGGAAAGGTTATTTACTATCACACTGTTTCCACCGATGTTTGAACATCTCAGTCCCTCGTCTCTTTCACACTGACTCATACACAGAAATTAGATACAGATCGAGTTGAGGCTGGAATTGTGAATATGGAATGTGTACTGCAATCTGTATATCGCTGCAGGTGTTGTCGAGCTGTTCCTTTAGTTGGAGTGAAGCATTCTCAGAAACAAATCAtttctgggtggcatggtagcacagtggttaatactgttgcttcacagcggcaggtcccaggtttgattaccgcttgggtcactgtaaatgtggaatctgcatgtcctccctgtgtgtacgtgggtttcctctgggtgcttcggttacctcccatgtccaaagatgtgcaggttaggtggattggctatgctaaattgttcttagtgtccaaaaaggttaggtacggttaccgggttacagggatggggtgggggaaaaaattaaatgaaaatcgcttattgtcacaagtaggcttcaaaaaatgaagttactgtgaaaagcccccagtcgccacattccggcgcctggtcggggaggatggtgcaggaattgaacccatgctgctggcctgccttggtctcctttaaaagccagctatttagccctgtgctaaaccagcccccagctggaggtgtgggcttaaggagagtgctctttccaagtgacaGTGCTGactcgaatggtctctttctgcactgtagattctatgaattctcATGAGACTCTGAAGCTTGTTCTAGACGAATAGCTGGAGGTTGGTTCTCAGGGCCgtttaagaagtctcacaacaccaggttaaagtccaacagatttatttgaaatcacaagctttcagagagctgctccttcatcagtggaggcaggttcacaaatgCTGTATAAATAgatcattcacccgaggaaggagctgcgctccaaaagctagtgatttgaaacaaacttgttggactttaacctggtgttgtcagacttcttactgtgccgaccccagtccaacgccggcatctccacagtaTATATCGGCAGAGTCACAATTGcgagataattacagattggaatgtgaagaatggttggactGCGGGTCTTTACAGGTACAAACAatgtgaggtagacaatgttggccgagttgcatgagtatgtactgtgtacctggtgggtggtgttctcatgtgtaatggtggtatccatgttgatgatccgGCGTGTCTTGCAGACATTGCCATGGCAGGTTGTGTGGTgtcactgttctcctgaaggcttttTGCTgcgaacaatggtctgtttgaggttaggCAGTtgattgaaggcaagtagtgggggtgtggggatggccttgccGTGATATTCGTCGTCATCATTGACATGTTGAATGCTCCGAcggagatgtcgtagtttctccactccagggaagtactggacgacgaagggtattcTGTCGGTCGTGTCCTGTGATCgttttctgaggaggtcggtgcggcttTTCATTCTGGCTCATTTCTTGCTCAGATATCCTGTTTAACCTTTACCCAGGTGTCTGCTTTACATATGGGTCCTGAGGTCCTCCCCAACTGATCAAGTTTATCTTGATTCAGGTTCTGTGCTGGAGACATGTCCTCGGCAGAGATAACAGGCCGtcactgtcctgtgtttgtcaagCCAGGGAGCTTTCTTCACAATACATTTCTTAAGATGTAATAACACTATTGGACAATGATGTCTTACCTGGAGAAGGGAATATCCTTATTGACTGCTCACAACTGATTTCTGACTAACCCAGTTCTTTCTAAGCTGTGAGCTTGTTTTCCTAATTTCTTGATTATAAACTGTAGATAACAAAGAAAAGCCACCAGAATGATCACAATCAGCAGCACAAACCCTTGAGCCATCATCGCGAAACATGTCAAACATTTCCAGTAAAATGTGACAACTATCGACTCAGATTCATCCGCCCCACCTGCAGATCATCTTTCACAATTCTAAATTATTGACATGCTGTAAATAGAACataaaatatgttttaaataTCAATTGAACAAAAGTTCATGCACGGACTTTAATGATTCTCCAGCTCTCTGCTCAcctacatccaccttgtcaatattTTTCAAACTAATTAGCGGGCTTCCAGTGACTCTTCATCCACATTTGATTAAAGAATGTTCCGCtcttttgaaccagggttccattctggcatcttcccatccagttataagagCAATGGAATTTTTAACAGTTTTATTGGTGGTGTCAGTTAGAACATGAATGTTGGTCCCACTGGACCAGGAGCTTTCCCCTGTGGACTGTGTGTGGAGCTGCTGAGCTCTCCTGAGCTGAGAGTGGAGCTGATTGAGCTGTCGGGCctgcagtgatgtggagatgttggactggggtgagcacagtgagaagtcttacaacaccaggtcaaagtccaacaggtttgtttcaaacacgagctttcggagcgcagctccttcctcagcctgCAGTGAACCTGGGAGACCCACTGTCTGGGATCTTTCCTCTTCATTCAGACTCCCAGCTGAAGCTGTTTCTGCAGTAAAATAGTTTAATTTGAATATCAATCCCAATTTAATCTTTGGAGAAAAATCTACAACTTTAAATCAGCTCTAAAAGAGAGAGATCTGACAGGGACTGTTATTGACCCCAAGGCACAGTCAATGGTAGATTTTGGAAGGAAGATGGAAGAGAGGCTGTATATAAATGGTGCAATTTTAAACAGAGTGTAGCATCTACAATACTAGGGGGTAAATGTACAAAATTGATTTATTATGACAAGCGGAGTTGATGAATCTGTTTAATAGGGTCCTTGGTTTATTAATGTAGACATGGTGTACGAATGAAAGGAAGCTATCGTGAATCTTAGTAAATTACTGATTATCCAGCAGTGTAGAAAATTATCCAGGTATGTCTTGTACACGAAGagcaggacaaatcaaacccagCCCATTACTGCCTCATCCGTcttctctcaatcatcagtaaagtgatggagggatcatcaacagtgctatcaagtggcacatgctcagcaataacctgctcattgatgccAGGTTGCGTTCtggcagggtcactcagctcctgacatcattaTGTCCTTGGTTCAAACGtagataaaagagctgaactccagatgtgatctgagAGTGACTTATTGACACCACGGcagtatttgaccgagtgtggcatcagggAGTCCCAGCAAaattgctgtcaatgggaatcgggtaaactgtccgctggttggagtcacacctggcacaaagaaagatggttgttggaggtcaatcatctcagcttcaggacatcactgcaggggctcCTCGGGGTCCTGTCCAAggtctaaccatcttcagctgcttcatgaatgaccttccttccatcataaggtcaggagtggggatgttaCGGCACCactcacgactcctcagacactgaagcagttcatgtccaaatgcaacaacctGGGCAATACCctgggcttgggctgacaagtggcaagtaacattcatgccacacaactgccaggcaatgaccatctccaacaagagaggaactTATGATCACCCCTAAACATTTaaaggcattaccatcattgagtcccatactatcaacatcctgggggttaccattgaacagaaactgaactggactagaggttgaagaaggcaactcaccaccatcttctgaagggcaactcgggatgggcaataaatgctggtccaactAGCGACAtccatatcctgtaaatgaataaaacaatacaaatatataaatactgtggctaccagagcagctcAGAGGggaggaatcctgcggcgagtaattcacctcctggctCCGCAAGGCCAGACCACCATCGAaaagccacaagtcaggagtgtgatggaatactctcctcttgactggatgagtgtagctccaccaATATTCAAGGAgctcacaccatccaggacaaacaagcccatttgattggcaccccatccacaaatattcaatccctctaccattgacgaacagtgacagccatgtgtactGTCTACAGGTTGCACTAtagtaattcaccaaggctccttagcaccttccaaacccatgacctccaccATCAAGAGAGACAATAGCAGCAGGTacctgataaaaggtatggataaattagacgtggagcggatgcttcctcttgtggggcattgtagaacgagaggtcattgtCTCAAGATAGGGACAGCAAATttcaaatagagatgaggagaaactacttctcaaaGGGTCGTAAATCTGTGGACTTCGCTACTGaagagtgtggtgggtgctggGACAGTCAATAAATTTGAGGAGgtggacagattttttttttaaattcccaattaaggggcaatttaccatgaccagtccacctaccctgcacagttttgggttgtgggggtgagacccacacagacatggggagaatgtgaaaactccacatggacagtgaccctaggCTGGGactaaacccaggtcctcggcacagtgaagcagcagtgctaaccactgcgccacctagtCACCctccagatttttaatcagtaatggattgacgggttatggtgaaagggcaggacagtggagatggattgacgggttctggtgaaagggcaggacagtggagatggattgactgGTTATGGTGAAAGGGACGACAGCGGAGATGGATTGatgggttatggtgaaagggaggacagtggagatggattgacgggttatggtgaaagggaggacagtggagatggattgacaAGTTATGGTGAAAGtgcaggacagtggagatggattgacgggttatggtgaaagggaggacagtggagatggattgacgggttatggtgaaagggaggacagtggagatggattgacgggttatggtgaaagggcgggacagtggagatggattgacgggttatggtgaaagggaagacagtggagatggattgacaAGTTATGGTGAAAGTGCAgaacagtggagatggattgatgggttatggtgaaagggcaggacagtggagatggattgacgggttatggtgaaagggaggacagtggagatggattgacgggttatggtgaaagggcaggacagtggagatggattgacgggttatggtgaaagggaggacagtggagatggattgacgggttatggtgaaagggcgggacagtggagatggattggtgggttatggtgaaagggaggacagtggagatggattgacaggttatggtgaaagggcaggacagtggagatggattgacggattatggtgagagggcaggacagtggagatggattgacgggttatggtgaaagggcaggacagtggagatggattgacgggttatggtgaaagggtggacagtggagatggattgacgggttatggtgaaagggcgggacagtggagatggattgaagggttatggtgaaagggcaggacagtggagatggattgacgggttatggtgaaagggcaggacagtggagatggattgacgggttatggtgaaagggcaggacagtggagatgaGGCCatgataagatcagccatgatcatattgaatgggggagtcggctcgagaggctaaattgcctactcctggttCTCATGTTCTAGGAAAGaactgtagccctgtaggtaacagcacctcaagcacaaaactGGGGTTCTTGATTAGGAAGAGGATATCTCTTTTTCCTAatgttctccaattaaggggcaatttagcatgaccaatccacaacCCCTGCACAaagatgggttgtgggggtgaaacccgcgcagacacggggagaatgtgcaa harbors:
- the LOC119960910 gene encoding zinc finger protein 239-like, whose protein sequence is MEGKSTVHSEEKLDTFSVYGQDFSPSSGLTKHNCSHHREKPWKCGDCGKGFNYPSELGNHQRSHSGERPFTCSECEKGFTCSSSLQQHRQVHTDERPFKCPDCGKCYKSSRELTGHQRVHSDERPFKCSHCRTGFKTLSVLTVHQRIHTGERPFICSTCGKGFAHSSHLRTHQRIHTGERPFKCQDCEKGYTSSWELMFHQRVHTGERPFRCSHCGTGFRRSSDLIVHQRVHTGERPFNCSECGKGFTRLSTLLEHQRIHSGERPFTCSECGKGFTRSSHLLTHQRVHTGERPFTCSECGKGFSQSSHLVTHRRIHTGERPFTCPECGKGFTQSANLLLHQQLHK